From Methylopila sp. M107, a single genomic window includes:
- a CDS encoding 2-dehydropantoate 2-reductase, giving the protein MKVCIYGAGAIGGYMAVLMKQAGVDVSLVARGPHLAAIRENGLKLIIDGEEKVARMPATKVAAELGPQDYVIVGLKSHQAWESAEDLAPLLGPDTAVVTAQNGVPWWYFYGLDGPYKDLRLNSVDPGNRQWNAIGPQRVIGATVYPATEIIEPGVVKHTYGDTFGLGEPNRTKTARLQAFGDALDASGLKARYYDDIRDDIWLKLWGNLCFNPISALTRATLDIVATDPGTRALARNMMLEAQGIGEKLGARFKVDVERRINGAAKVGAHRTSMLQDLEAGKPIELDALLSAVQEMGQLVDVPTPYIDAVLALAKQMGRSFDVYPTFPEAAPQAQAAE; this is encoded by the coding sequence ATGAAGGTCTGCATCTACGGAGCGGGCGCGATCGGCGGCTACATGGCCGTGCTGATGAAGCAGGCCGGCGTCGACGTCTCGCTCGTCGCCCGCGGCCCCCATCTCGCGGCGATTCGCGAGAACGGGCTCAAGCTGATCATCGACGGCGAGGAAAAGGTCGCCCGCATGCCGGCCACCAAGGTCGCGGCGGAGCTCGGCCCGCAGGACTACGTGATCGTCGGCCTGAAGTCGCATCAGGCCTGGGAGTCGGCCGAGGACCTCGCCCCTCTGCTTGGGCCGGACACCGCCGTGGTCACGGCCCAGAATGGCGTGCCGTGGTGGTACTTCTATGGTCTCGACGGTCCCTACAAGGATCTGCGCCTCAACAGCGTCGACCCCGGAAACCGGCAGTGGAACGCGATCGGCCCGCAGCGGGTCATCGGCGCGACCGTCTATCCGGCGACCGAGATCATCGAGCCCGGCGTCGTCAAGCACACCTATGGCGACACGTTCGGGCTCGGCGAACCCAACCGCACGAAGACCGCGCGGCTGCAGGCCTTCGGCGACGCGCTCGACGCCAGCGGCCTGAAGGCGCGCTATTACGACGACATTCGGGACGACATCTGGCTGAAGCTCTGGGGCAATCTCTGCTTCAACCCGATCTCGGCGCTCACCCGCGCGACGCTCGACATCGTCGCGACCGATCCCGGCACGCGCGCGCTGGCGAGAAACATGATGCTGGAGGCTCAAGGCATCGGCGAGAAGCTCGGCGCCAGGTTCAAAGTCGACGTCGAGCGCCGCATCAACGGCGCGGCCAAGGTCGGCGCGCACCGCACCTCGATGCTGCAGGACCTCGAAGCCGGCAAGCCGATCGAGCTCGACGCGCTGCTCTCCGCCGTTCAGGAGATGGGCCAGCTGGTCGACGTCCCGACGCCGTATATCGACGCGGTGCTGGCGCTCGCGAAGCAGATGGGCCGCTCGTTCGACGTCTATCCGACCTTCCCGGAGGCGGCGCCCCAGGCGCAGGCCGCGGAGTAA
- the sucD gene encoding succinate--CoA ligase subunit alpha, producing the protein MAILLDRDTRVAVQGMTGWAGTHHTTQMMEYGTNVVGGVRPGKGGRSHLNLPMFDSVAAARAETGANASIVFVPPPTAAAAMIEAIEAEMPLVVAVTERVPTLDMVRVKDALKGSRTRLVGANSQGVLAPGVCKLGVMATGSERPGAIGIVSRSASLTSEVVAQVTAVGLGQSTTVGVGGDAIHGLSMRDCVELFLADDDTKGIVLIGEIGGSQEQEVAELLTEQKSSKPVVALVVGVHAPRERRMGHAGALTFGFKGDAAAKVAALERAGVKVAGSAHLVGQAIAEAAARSA; encoded by the coding sequence ATGGCGATCCTGCTCGACAGGGACACCCGCGTCGCGGTGCAGGGCATGACCGGCTGGGCCGGCACGCACCACACCACGCAGATGATGGAATACGGCACCAACGTCGTCGGCGGCGTGCGGCCGGGCAAGGGCGGGCGCTCGCACCTCAACCTGCCGATGTTCGACAGCGTCGCGGCGGCGCGCGCCGAGACCGGGGCCAACGCGTCGATCGTGTTCGTGCCGCCGCCGACCGCGGCCGCCGCGATGATCGAGGCGATCGAGGCCGAAATGCCGCTCGTCGTGGCCGTCACCGAACGCGTGCCGACGCTCGACATGGTGCGGGTCAAGGACGCGCTGAAAGGCTCCCGCACACGCCTCGTCGGCGCCAACAGCCAGGGCGTCCTTGCGCCCGGCGTCTGCAAGCTCGGCGTGATGGCGACGGGATCGGAGCGTCCGGGCGCGATCGGCATCGTGTCGCGCTCGGCATCGCTGACGAGCGAAGTGGTGGCGCAGGTCACGGCGGTCGGGCTCGGCCAGTCGACCACGGTCGGCGTCGGCGGCGACGCGATCCACGGCCTGTCGATGCGCGACTGCGTCGAGCTGTTCCTGGCCGATGACGACACCAAGGGCATCGTGCTGATCGGGGAGATTGGCGGCTCGCAGGAGCAGGAAGTCGCCGAACTGCTGACGGAGCAGAAGAGCTCGAAACCCGTCGTCGCGCTCGTGGTGGGGGTTCACGCGCCTCGCGAACGCCGGATGGGGCACGCCGGCGCGCTCACCTTCGGCTTCAAGGGCGACGCCGCCGCGAAGGTCGCGGCGCTCGAACGCGCGGGCGTCAAGGTCGCCGGCAGCGCCCACCTTGTCGGCCAGGCCATCGCGGAAGCGGCGGCTCGCTCCGCCTGA
- the sucC gene encoding ADP-forming succinate--CoA ligase subunit beta: MRLHEFQAKRLLGDYGLPIPRGVVALTPDEVEAIARDLGASRIAVKAQIHAGERLASGGVKIVNGPSMARNAAQEMFGRRLITAQTDEEGETVRRVYVEEGVSFARALHLALLVDWSVGGLVAVGSADGGEGIEERARRGDFRQERVVLPVGAPADRAEVAAFFGRLGLEGQSAEAGCDLVEGLRRAFVELDASLIEINPLAVTNAGALVALDVKMTLDDNALFRHPELSHLGDEAEGDRTRLSAHRDQLNFVQLDGDIGLVSNGAGLGLATLDMVKAAGGKPANFMDIRTTARSLDIAHGFTLLLDNPKIKTLLINVHGGGMQSCDTIAEGLGVALRRSGRKLPIVIRLAGQNADFARNRLANFGCAVIEAPDMGVAAARAVQVAATGRA, encoded by the coding sequence ATGAGGCTGCACGAATTCCAGGCGAAGCGGCTGCTCGGCGACTACGGTCTGCCGATCCCGCGCGGCGTCGTCGCGTTGACCCCGGACGAGGTCGAGGCGATCGCCCGCGACCTCGGCGCCAGCCGCATCGCCGTCAAGGCCCAGATCCACGCCGGCGAGCGCCTCGCCTCCGGCGGCGTGAAGATCGTGAACGGCCCCTCTATGGCGCGCAACGCCGCGCAGGAGATGTTCGGCCGCCGCCTGATCACCGCCCAGACCGACGAGGAGGGCGAGACCGTCCGCCGCGTCTATGTCGAGGAGGGAGTTTCGTTCGCCCGCGCGCTGCATCTCGCGCTGCTGGTCGACTGGTCGGTCGGCGGCCTTGTTGCGGTCGGCAGCGCCGATGGCGGCGAGGGCATCGAGGAACGCGCGCGGCGCGGCGATTTCCGTCAGGAGCGCGTGGTCCTGCCGGTGGGCGCGCCCGCCGACCGCGCCGAGGTCGCGGCCTTCTTCGGCCGCCTCGGGCTCGAGGGCCAGTCGGCCGAAGCCGGCTGCGATCTCGTCGAGGGACTGAGGCGCGCCTTCGTCGAACTCGACGCTAGCCTGATCGAGATCAACCCGCTCGCGGTGACGAACGCCGGCGCGCTCGTCGCGCTCGACGTCAAGATGACGCTCGACGACAACGCGCTGTTCCGCCATCCGGAACTCTCGCATCTCGGAGACGAGGCGGAAGGCGACCGGACGCGGCTGTCGGCGCATCGCGACCAGCTCAACTTCGTCCAGCTCGACGGCGACATCGGCCTCGTCTCGAACGGCGCGGGGCTCGGCTTGGCGACGCTCGACATGGTGAAGGCCGCGGGCGGCAAGCCTGCGAACTTCATGGACATCCGCACCACGGCGCGCAGCCTCGACATCGCGCACGGCTTCACGCTGCTGCTCGACAATCCGAAGATCAAGACGCTGCTGATCAACGTCCATGGCGGCGGCATGCAGTCCTGCGACACGATCGCGGAGGGGCTGGGCGTCGCGCTCAGGCGTTCGGGGCGCAAGCTGCCGATCGTCATCCGGCTCGCCGGCCAGAACGCGGACTTTGCGCGCAACCGGCTGGCCAACTTCGGCTGCGCAGTGATCGAGGCTCCGGACATGGGGGTGGCCGCCGCGCGCGCCGTCCAGGTCGCGGCGACGGGAAGGGCCTGA